The following proteins are encoded in a genomic region of Sphingopyxis sp. YF1:
- a CDS encoding ABC transporter ATP-binding protein/permease — protein sequence MPPDTTTSADAKREPPVLATLKRFLPYLWPAGHREHKIRIILAGLIVLASKGVQLSMGFLYGAAIDRMAPGMEEGVALAIGLVLAYAGARFAGVLFDNLRNVVFERVGQDATRELAIATFTHLHALSLRFHLARRTGEVTKVIERGTKSIDTMLYFLLFNIAPTVIELAAVLIIFWTKFSFGLASATALMVIVYIIFTRKVTDWRNALRTRMNDLDTLTVGRSVDSLLNYETVKYFGAEERETARYRDVADQYARAAVKSENSLAWLNIGQSFITNAAMAGAMAYTVWGWSKGIFQVGDVVLVNTLLAQLFRPLDMLGMVYRVIRQGLIDMEAMFRLIDTPPEISDAPGARPLVVNGGAVAFDNVVFGYEPDRTILNGVRFAVGAGETLAIVGPSGAGKSTIARLLFRFYDPQGGRITIDDQDIAQVTQASLRAEIGIVPQDTVLFNDSIGYNIAYGREGASAPEIAAAAEGAAIDGFVALLPQGYETEVGERGLKLSGGEKQRVAIARTLLKNPPILILDEATSALDSRTEAAIQDTLERIAERRTTLVIAHRLSTVTGADRIIVLERGRVAETGTHDQLLGMRGLYADMWARQQAEKEEGTV from the coding sequence ATGCCGCCCGACACGACCACCAGCGCCGATGCGAAGCGCGAACCGCCCGTCCTCGCGACGCTCAAGCGCTTCCTGCCCTATCTGTGGCCGGCGGGGCATCGCGAGCACAAGATCCGCATCATCCTCGCCGGCCTCATCGTACTCGCATCGAAGGGCGTGCAGCTGTCGATGGGCTTCCTCTATGGCGCCGCGATCGACAGGATGGCGCCGGGAATGGAGGAGGGCGTCGCGCTCGCGATCGGGCTGGTGCTCGCTTACGCCGGCGCGCGCTTCGCCGGGGTCCTGTTCGACAACCTGCGCAACGTCGTGTTCGAGCGCGTCGGGCAGGATGCGACGCGCGAACTCGCGATCGCGACCTTCACCCATCTCCATGCGCTGAGCCTGCGCTTCCACCTCGCGCGGCGGACGGGCGAGGTCACCAAGGTGATCGAGCGCGGGACCAAGAGCATCGACACGATGCTCTATTTCCTGCTGTTCAACATTGCGCCGACGGTGATCGAACTGGCTGCGGTGCTGATTATCTTCTGGACCAAGTTCAGCTTCGGCCTCGCCAGTGCGACCGCGCTGATGGTGATCGTCTACATCATCTTCACCCGCAAGGTGACCGACTGGCGCAACGCGCTGCGCACGCGGATGAACGACCTCGACACGCTCACCGTCGGGCGCAGCGTCGACAGCCTGCTCAATTACGAGACGGTCAAATATTTCGGCGCCGAGGAGCGCGAGACGGCGCGCTACCGCGACGTCGCCGACCAATATGCGCGCGCCGCGGTGAAGAGCGAAAACAGCCTCGCCTGGCTCAACATCGGACAGAGCTTCATCACCAACGCCGCGATGGCGGGGGCGATGGCCTATACCGTGTGGGGCTGGTCGAAGGGCATTTTCCAGGTCGGCGACGTGGTGCTGGTGAACACGCTGCTCGCGCAGCTTTTCCGGCCGCTCGACATGCTCGGCATGGTCTATCGCGTCATCCGCCAGGGGCTGATCGACATGGAGGCGATGTTCCGCCTGATCGACACCCCGCCCGAGATATCCGACGCGCCGGGCGCCCGGCCGCTGGTCGTGAACGGCGGCGCGGTGGCGTTCGACAATGTCGTCTTCGGCTACGAGCCCGACCGCACGATCCTCAATGGCGTCCGCTTCGCGGTTGGCGCCGGCGAAACGCTGGCGATCGTCGGGCCTTCGGGCGCGGGCAAGTCGACGATCGCGCGGCTGCTCTTCCGCTTCTACGACCCGCAGGGCGGGCGGATCACCATCGACGATCAGGATATCGCGCAGGTGACGCAGGCGAGCCTGCGCGCCGAAATTGGCATCGTCCCGCAGGATACGGTGCTGTTCAACGATTCGATCGGCTATAATATCGCCTATGGCCGCGAAGGCGCGAGCGCCCCCGAAATCGCGGCAGCTGCCGAGGGCGCGGCGATCGACGGCTTCGTTGCGCTCCTGCCGCAGGGTTATGAGACCGAGGTCGGCGAGCGCGGACTCAAGCTGTCGGGCGGCGAGAAGCAGCGCGTCGCGATCGCGCGCACGCTGCTCAAGAACCCGCCGATCCTGATCCTCGATGAAGCGACGAGCGCGCTCGACAGCCGCACCGAGGCGGCGATCCAGGACACGCTCGAACGCATCGCCGAACGCCGCACGACGCTGGTGATCGCGCACCGCCTGTCGACCGTGACCGGCGCCGACCGGATCATCGTGCTCGAGCGCGGCCGCGTCGCCGAGACCGGGACGCACGACCAGCTGCTCGGCATGCGCGGGCTCTACGCCGACATGTGGGCGCGGCAGCAGGCAGAGAAGGAAGAGGGCACGGTTTAG
- a CDS encoding LptA/OstA family protein — protein sequence MTSSPRLFGRTSLLLAGASFALTSLAILSTGGGDTAQAQALANHNSNAPVDFDAGSIEVQDRADRVILAGGVRVTQAGMTVTSQRMTVAYSRQGGTDVNRLDATGGVVVTKGDERASGNVAIYDLDRRLITMVGNVQLTQRGNRLNGGRLVIDLNSGRATVDGRGAARGPDGQPIQGGTGGRVTGTFTVPERKQ from the coding sequence ATGACGTCATCGCCGCGCTTGTTCGGGCGGACGAGCCTGCTCCTCGCCGGCGCGAGCTTCGCGCTGACCAGCCTCGCGATCCTCTCCACCGGGGGCGGCGACACGGCGCAGGCGCAGGCGCTCGCCAATCACAACAGCAACGCCCCGGTCGATTTCGACGCGGGCAGCATCGAGGTGCAGGACCGCGCCGATCGCGTCATCCTCGCGGGCGGGGTGCGCGTGACGCAGGCGGGCATGACCGTGACCTCGCAGCGCATGACCGTCGCCTACAGCCGCCAGGGCGGCACCGACGTCAACCGGCTCGACGCGACCGGCGGTGTCGTCGTGACCAAGGGCGACGAGCGCGCGTCGGGCAATGTCGCGATCTATGACCTCGACCGCCGGCTGATCACGATGGTCGGCAACGTCCAGCTGACCCAGCGCGGCAATCGCCTCAATGGCGGGCGGCTGGTGATCGACCTCAATTCGGGGCGCGCGACGGTCGATGGGCGCGGCGCGGCGCGCGGGCCCGACGGCCAGCCGATCCAGGGCGGCACCGGCGGGCGCGTGACGGGCACCTTCACCGTACCGGAAAGAAAGCAGTAA
- the lptC gene encoding LPS export ABC transporter periplasmic protein LptC produces MSERADHDRTMRQLWAASGSNHDRVVRILRFGLPLIIGVVAAVLIFSPFTQRTEISFLLSKDKVAVAQERMKVTRAEYRGQDSKGQPFALIAGSAVQKSSVEPIVRMSQLSGAIRLNDGPATIAAAEGQYNMDTEKVAVPGMVQVKSADGYRIDASNVAIDLKTRSLVGTGGVAGTLNIGHFSANQLSADLDQRIVRLSGNAKLRINQGVLK; encoded by the coding sequence GTGTCCGAACGCGCCGATCATGACCGCACGATGCGCCAGCTCTGGGCGGCCAGCGGCTCGAATCACGATCGTGTCGTGCGCATCCTGCGTTTCGGCTTGCCGCTGATCATCGGCGTCGTCGCCGCGGTGCTGATCTTCTCGCCCTTCACCCAGCGCACCGAGATCAGCTTCCTCCTCTCGAAGGACAAGGTCGCGGTCGCGCAGGAACGGATGAAGGTGACGCGCGCCGAATATCGCGGGCAGGATTCGAAGGGGCAGCCCTTCGCGTTGATCGCGGGCAGCGCGGTACAGAAAAGCTCGGTCGAACCGATCGTGCGGATGAGCCAGCTGTCGGGCGCGATCCGGCTGAACGACGGTCCCGCGACGATCGCCGCCGCCGAGGGGCAATATAACATGGACACCGAAAAGGTCGCGGTGCCCGGGATGGTGCAGGTCAAGAGCGCCGACGGATACCGGATCGACGCCAGCAACGTCGCGATCGACCTCAAGACGCGCAGCCTCGTCGGCACCGGCGGCGTTGCGGGTACATTGAACATCGGCCATTTTTCGGCCAACCAGCTGTCCGCCGACCTCGACCAGCGGATCGTCCGCCTGTCGGGCAATGCGAAGCTGCGCATCAATCAGGGAGTGCTGAAATGA
- a CDS encoding ribonuclease H-like domain-containing protein — protein sequence MTVHFHEEDLPEGALGPGPVAVDTETMGLNPLRDRLCLVQISDGSGDEHLVRFGPGSHYDAPVLKAILSDPNRLKLYHFARFDLAAIEHALGVMAAPVYCTKIASRLIRTYTDRHGLKELVRELLGQDVSKQQQSSDWGAATLSEAQREYAASDVRFLHAMKEVLDARLVREGRMELAQSCFDFLPTRARLDLAGWPEIDIFAHS from the coding sequence ATGACTGTCCATTTCCACGAAGAAGATCTGCCCGAAGGCGCACTCGGTCCGGGACCGGTCGCGGTCGACACCGAAACGATGGGACTCAACCCGCTGCGCGACCGGCTGTGCCTCGTCCAGATCAGCGACGGTTCGGGCGACGAGCATCTCGTCCGCTTCGGTCCCGGAAGCCATTATGACGCGCCGGTGCTGAAAGCGATTCTTTCTGATCCCAACAGATTGAAATTATACCATTTTGCACGCTTCGATCTGGCCGCGATCGAGCATGCGCTCGGCGTGATGGCGGCGCCCGTCTATTGCACCAAGATCGCCTCGCGGCTGATCCGCACCTACACCGACCGTCACGGGCTCAAGGAACTGGTGCGCGAATTGCTGGGGCAGGACGTGTCGAAGCAGCAGCAGTCGAGCGACTGGGGCGCGGCGACGCTCAGCGAAGCGCAGCGCGAATATGCCGCCAGCGACGTGCGCTTCCTGCACGCGATGAAAGAGGTGCTCGACGCGCGGCTGGTGCGCGAGGGGCGGATGGAACTCGCGCAATCCTGTTTCGATTTCCTGCCGACGCGTGCGCGGCTCGACCTCGCGGGCTGGCCCGAGATCGACATTTTCGCGCACAGCTGA
- a CDS encoding cold-shock protein, with amino-acid sequence MSFNKDRRGHRGRGKRDDFGGFDSFEPAPYGGDSYGGGRGGFGDRDRGGFGGGDRGGFGDRDRGGFGGDRGGFGGGRGGGGGMPAQVVGEGQGTVKFFNPSKGFGFVARDDGGEDVFVHISAVEQAGLQGLASGQPLGFTLVERNGKVSAIDLKIEGEPMPIEEFAPRQRDDRGGDRPGGARGRRQLTGERTSGTVKFFNTTKGFGFIARDDGQADAFVHISAVQRAGMAGLEEGDRVAFDIEVDDRGKFAAVNLQPHQD; translated from the coding sequence ATGAGTTTCAACAAGGATCGGCGCGGCCACCGCGGACGTGGCAAGCGCGATGATTTCGGCGGTTTCGACAGTTTCGAACCCGCGCCCTACGGCGGTGACAGCTATGGCGGCGGACGTGGCGGCTTCGGCGACCGGGATCGCGGCGGCTTCGGCGGCGGTGACCGTGGCGGCTTCGGCGACCGGGACCGGGGCGGTTTCGGGGGCGATCGCGGCGGATTCGGCGGCGGACGCGGCGGTGGCGGCGGCATGCCCGCGCAGGTCGTTGGCGAAGGTCAGGGCACCGTCAAATTCTTCAACCCGTCGAAGGGTTTCGGCTTTGTCGCACGCGACGATGGCGGCGAGGATGTCTTCGTCCACATCAGCGCGGTCGAACAGGCCGGCCTTCAGGGTCTCGCCTCGGGCCAGCCGCTCGGCTTCACCCTCGTGGAACGCAACGGCAAGGTGTCGGCGATCGACCTCAAGATCGAAGGCGAACCGATGCCGATCGAGGAATTCGCTCCCCGCCAGCGCGACGATCGCGGCGGTGATCGTCCGGGCGGCGCGCGCGGACGGCGCCAGCTGACCGGCGAACGCACCTCGGGCACGGTGAAGTTCTTCAACACCACCAAGGGCTTCGGCTTCATCGCCCGCGATGACGGCCAGGCCGACGCCTTCGTCCACATCAGCGCAGTGCAGCGCGCGGGCATGGCCGGCCTCGAGGAAGGCGACCGCGTCGCCTTCGACATCGAAGTCGACGACCGCGGCAAGTTCGCGGCGGTGAACCTGCAGCCCCATCAGGACTGA
- a CDS encoding M3 family metallopeptidase codes for MTTLAAETAKPAAATAPAGENPMLAPWTGPYEGVPPWDKMDPELFPDAFAKGMAEVKAQVQAVIDNPEAPTFENTHVPMMLAGDTMERVYALWGVQTSNKSNDRVEDIDAEWSPKLTTFYTELFLEPKLFARYKAVYDARHQSGLNAQQVRIVERSYDEMVRDGANLSSADKAKLVEMNAKLEGLFSTFSSKLLGDEKLYTFVTDKNELAGLEPGFIASLAAAAEANGKPGQWAIKNTRSSAQPVLQGATNRALREKVYKAFVNRGDNGDANDTNATIAEILKLRQQRAELLGFATHANYRMADTMAKTPEAAMGLMMKVWPAAVARVKEEVADMQAIADAEAKANKGAKITIEPWDYRFYAEKVRKAKYDLDESEVKPYLQLDKLVDGMFWSAGQLYDLGFRENTGTIPVFDPKVRTFEVYNLKTNANVGVFYLDNFARDGKRSGAWMTTYRSQQTLGGERNVLASNNNNFTEAAKGEPTLISLDDAQTLFHEFGHGIHYLLQHVYYPALAGVPRDFVEYPSQVNENWLMTPEVLSKYATHYKTGAPMPQALVDKILASDKFNQGFTTVEYLGSAIVDMKLHDRKIPVTDPDKFERETLAEMGMPKEIVMRHRLPQFGHLFSSDAYSAGYYSYLWSETMDADTWAAFTEAGGPWDRSVADKFRTILLMTGNETDRADAYRAFRGRDPDVKALLRKRGFPTE; via the coding sequence ATGACGACTCTTGCTGCCGAAACCGCCAAGCCCGCCGCCGCGACTGCGCCAGCGGGCGAGAATCCGATGCTCGCGCCGTGGACCGGCCCCTATGAAGGGGTGCCGCCGTGGGACAAGATGGATCCCGAACTGTTCCCCGACGCCTTTGCCAAGGGCATGGCCGAGGTGAAGGCGCAGGTACAGGCGGTGATCGACAATCCCGAAGCGCCGACGTTCGAAAACACGCATGTGCCGATGATGCTCGCGGGCGACACGATGGAACGCGTTTATGCGCTGTGGGGCGTCCAGACGTCGAACAAGTCGAACGACCGCGTCGAGGACATCGACGCCGAATGGAGCCCCAAGCTCACCACTTTCTACACCGAGCTGTTCCTCGAGCCCAAGCTCTTTGCGCGCTACAAGGCGGTCTATGACGCCCGCCATCAGAGCGGCCTCAATGCCCAGCAGGTCCGCATCGTCGAACGCAGCTATGACGAGATGGTGCGCGACGGCGCGAACCTGTCGTCCGCCGACAAGGCGAAGCTCGTCGAAATGAACGCGAAGCTCGAGGGGCTGTTCTCGACCTTCTCGTCGAAGCTGCTCGGCGACGAGAAGCTCTACACCTTCGTCACCGACAAGAATGAGCTCGCGGGGCTCGAACCCGGCTTCATCGCCTCGCTCGCCGCGGCCGCCGAGGCCAACGGCAAGCCCGGCCAGTGGGCGATCAAGAACACGCGCTCGTCGGCGCAGCCGGTATTGCAGGGTGCCACCAACCGGGCGCTGCGTGAAAAGGTCTACAAGGCGTTCGTCAATCGCGGCGACAATGGTGACGCGAACGACACCAATGCGACGATCGCCGAGATTCTGAAGCTGCGCCAGCAGCGCGCCGAACTGCTCGGTTTCGCGACCCATGCCAATTACCGCATGGCCGACACTATGGCCAAGACCCCCGAAGCCGCGATGGGGCTGATGATGAAGGTCTGGCCCGCCGCCGTCGCGCGCGTGAAGGAAGAGGTCGCCGACATGCAGGCGATCGCCGACGCGGAGGCCAAGGCAAACAAGGGCGCGAAGATCACCATCGAGCCGTGGGATTATCGCTTCTATGCGGAGAAGGTCCGCAAGGCGAAATACGACCTCGATGAGAGCGAGGTGAAGCCATACCTCCAGCTCGACAAGCTGGTCGACGGCATGTTCTGGTCGGCGGGTCAGCTCTATGACCTCGGTTTCCGCGAGAATACGGGAACGATCCCCGTGTTCGATCCGAAGGTGCGCACGTTCGAGGTCTACAACCTCAAGACCAATGCGAATGTCGGGGTCTTCTACCTCGACAATTTTGCGCGCGACGGCAAGCGTTCGGGGGCGTGGATGACGACCTATCGCAGCCAGCAGACGCTTGGCGGCGAGCGCAATGTCCTCGCCTCGAACAACAATAATTTCACCGAAGCCGCGAAGGGCGAGCCGACGCTGATCAGCCTCGACGACGCGCAGACGCTGTTCCACGAATTCGGCCACGGCATCCATTATCTGTTGCAGCACGTCTATTATCCTGCGCTCGCCGGGGTGCCGCGCGACTTCGTCGAATATCCGAGCCAGGTGAACGAGAATTGGCTGATGACCCCCGAAGTGCTGTCGAAATATGCGACGCACTACAAGACGGGCGCGCCGATGCCGCAGGCGCTGGTCGACAAGATCCTTGCCTCGGACAAGTTCAACCAGGGTTTTACCACGGTCGAATATCTGGGCAGCGCGATCGTCGACATGAAGCTGCACGACCGCAAGATTCCGGTGACCGACCCCGACAAGTTCGAGCGCGAGACGCTCGCCGAAATGGGGATGCCGAAGGAAATCGTCATGCGGCATCGCCTGCCGCAGTTCGGCCACCTGTTCAGCAGCGACGCCTATTCGGCGGGCTATTATTCCTATCTCTGGTCGGAAACGATGGATGCCGACACCTGGGCGGCCTTCACCGAAGCCGGCGGGCCGTGGGACCGCAGCGTCGCCGACAAGTTCCGCACCATCCTGCTCATGACGGGCAACGAGACCGACCGCGCCGACGCCTACCGCGCTTTCCGCGGTCGCGATCCCGACGTGAAGGCGCTGCTCAGGAAGCGCGGCTTCCCCACCGAATAG
- a CDS encoding SMP-30/gluconolactonase/LRE family protein, with protein sequence MIDLLLDAGALLGESPRWHADEACLYWVDIDAFRIHRTDPASGRDAVMQLDGPVGCVAPRRGGGLIAALRAGCALIDGWGDIPRAFGEPVLADKPHQRFNDGCVDAAGRLWVGSLTADKPKRDATLYRVDPDGAITPVIDGLMTSNGAAFSPDGRSFYHADTPTHRIDVYDVDPDTGMLGARRTFHQFEEGRGRPDGGAVDAEGCYWSALWDGWRIVRFSPAGELLQTVEMPVQRPTMIAFGGADMRTAFVTSAGKNLIDEERRAQPHAGGLFTFRVDVPGVVVPMFAG encoded by the coding sequence ATGATCGACCTTCTTCTCGACGCCGGCGCGCTGCTCGGCGAATCGCCCCGCTGGCACGCCGACGAAGCCTGCCTCTATTGGGTCGATATCGACGCCTTTCGTATCCACCGCACCGATCCCGCGAGCGGCCGCGACGCGGTGATGCAGCTCGACGGCCCCGTCGGTTGCGTCGCGCCGCGTCGCGGCGGCGGGCTGATCGCCGCGCTCCGTGCCGGATGCGCGCTGATCGACGGATGGGGCGATATCCCGCGCGCCTTCGGCGAACCGGTGCTCGCCGACAAGCCGCACCAGCGCTTCAACGACGGTTGCGTCGACGCAGCGGGGCGCCTGTGGGTCGGCAGCCTGACCGCCGACAAGCCGAAGCGCGACGCGACCCTCTATCGCGTCGACCCCGACGGAGCGATCACGCCGGTGATCGATGGTTTGATGACGAGTAATGGTGCCGCTTTCAGCCCCGACGGGCGCAGCTTCTATCATGCCGACACGCCGACCCACCGGATCGACGTCTATGATGTCGATCCCGACACCGGCATGCTCGGCGCACGGCGCACCTTTCATCAGTTCGAGGAGGGCAGGGGGCGTCCCGACGGCGGTGCGGTCGATGCCGAGGGCTGCTACTGGTCGGCCTTGTGGGACGGCTGGCGCATCGTGCGCTTCTCGCCCGCGGGCGAGCTTCTCCAGACGGTCGAGATGCCGGTGCAGCGCCCGACGATGATCGCGTTCGGCGGCGCCGACATGCGCACCGCCTTCGTCACCAGCGCCGGCAAGAATTTGATCGACGAAGAGCGCAGGGCGCAGCCGCACGCCGGCGGCCTCTTCACCTTCCGCGTCGACGTGCCGGGGGTGGTCGTCCCGATGTTCGCCGGCTGA
- a CDS encoding acyl-CoA dehydrogenase family protein encodes MSLDNLSRTAYTEDHEAFRSTVRQFLEKEVAPNAAQWAEDGIVPKSIWPKAGELGMLCPTVPEAYGGLGLDFGYNAIVDEESAYYGRATTGFSLQSDIVTSYIVKYGSEEQKKHWLPKMVSGEVITAIAMTEPGTGSDLQGMRTTAKKDGNHYVINGSKTFITNGQNADLILVCVKTDTEVQPAWKGVSIVLVEADREGFKRGRNLDKIGQDEADTSELFFEDVRVPITNCLGEEGQGFIYLMSELPQERLSIAVSAQASAQRAFDDTVEYTRERKAFGKPILDFQNSRFVLADLKAKLQVGWAHLDWALARHMKKELTPEEGAAAKLWHTDLQWEVMDKCLQLFGGSGYMNEYPIARAWRAARVTRIFGGTNEIMKELIGRKL; translated from the coding sequence ATGTCGCTCGATAACCTCTCGCGCACGGCCTATACCGAGGATCATGAGGCGTTCCGTTCGACGGTGCGCCAGTTCCTCGAAAAGGAAGTCGCGCCCAACGCCGCGCAATGGGCCGAGGACGGCATCGTCCCCAAGTCGATCTGGCCCAAGGCGGGCGAACTCGGCATGCTGTGCCCGACGGTTCCCGAGGCCTATGGCGGGCTCGGACTCGACTTCGGCTATAATGCGATCGTCGACGAGGAAAGCGCCTATTACGGCCGCGCGACCACCGGCTTCTCGCTCCAGTCGGACATCGTCACTTCCTATATCGTCAAATATGGCTCGGAAGAGCAGAAGAAGCACTGGCTGCCCAAGATGGTGTCGGGCGAGGTGATCACCGCGATCGCGATGACCGAACCGGGCACCGGCAGCGATCTTCAGGGGATGCGCACGACCGCGAAGAAGGATGGCAATCACTATGTCATCAACGGGTCGAAGACCTTCATCACCAACGGCCAGAACGCCGACCTGATCCTCGTCTGCGTCAAGACCGACACCGAGGTGCAGCCGGCGTGGAAGGGCGTGTCGATCGTGCTCGTCGAAGCCGATCGCGAAGGTTTCAAGCGCGGGCGCAACCTCGACAAGATCGGACAGGACGAGGCCGACACCTCGGAGCTGTTCTTCGAGGACGTGCGCGTTCCGATCACCAACTGCCTCGGCGAGGAAGGCCAGGGCTTCATCTATCTGATGAGCGAACTGCCGCAGGAACGCCTGTCGATCGCGGTCAGCGCACAGGCCTCGGCGCAGCGCGCCTTCGACGACACCGTCGAATATACGCGCGAGCGCAAGGCGTTCGGCAAGCCGATCCTCGATTTCCAGAACAGCCGCTTCGTGCTCGCCGATTTGAAGGCGAAGCTGCAGGTCGGCTGGGCGCACCTCGACTGGGCGCTCGCGCGTCACATGAAGAAGGAACTGACCCCCGAAGAGGGCGCGGCGGCGAAGCTGTGGCACACCGACCTCCAGTGGGAGGTGATGGACAAGTGCCTCCAGCTGTTCGGCGGCTCGGGCTACATGAACGAATATCCGATCGCCCGCGCCTGGCGCGCGGCGCGCGTGACGCGCATCTTCGGCGGCACGAACGAAATCATGAAGGAACTGATCGGGCGCAAGCTGTAA